The genomic interval GCATCGGTGATGGCGGCGGCGGCGGAGCCGACTTCGAGCCCGGCCGCGTGGCCGAGGTCGTCCTGCTGCTCGACGAAGATGAAGGGGACGCCCTTCTCGTCGGCCAGCTCGGGGATGTGCATGACGATCTCCTCGGGCTGGACGTCCTCGGCGACGAAGACGAGCTCGGCGGAGCCGCGCTCGACGGCCTTGGTCGTCTCGTTGGTTCCTTTCTTCACTGTCCCTGTGTCTCGTGCGACTTCCAGCGCTTCGAGGGCGTCGTCCTCGAGGTCGGCCGGAACGTCGAAATCTACGTATACTGGCATTTGGATGTTCACCTCCTGCACGCGGGCTCAGGCTCCCCCGCCGTTCGCGGGAAATCCCGCGGCACACCCCGTCGGTGCGCGTAGTCCTGAGAAGGCTGGGAGCATCATCAACCCGGTGCAGGCTGTAATCGTCTGTGTGCTACGGGCCCTAAAAGCGCTTTCGAAGCCTCAAGCGCATGCCAGCGCGCCACACAGGCGCTTCAGGGTCGGCCGGTGACACCGCGGCTACACCGGTCCCACACGCTTTACCCCGTGGCTCACCACACGCCTGTATGCACGAACGCACTGGTCCGGAGGGCGAGACCCTCTACGTCGACCGGGAGGACGGAGACATCGGCACGAAAGGCCCCTTTTACGTCGTCTATCTCGACACCGACAGGGAGCGCCGCTGGGGCTACTTCTGTGGCAACTGCGAGACGTTCAACAACGCGATGGACTCGATGGGCCGAATCCGCTGTAACGACTGTAGCAACCTCAGGAAGGCCGAGGAGTGGGACGCGGCCCACGAGTAACGGCCCCTGACACCTGTTGTTCGTCTGTCTAGTAGGAACGTTTATCACCCACCCACTGGTATGGATTGACAGATGGGTGCCGTTAGCACATCACTCGACGAGCAGGCTCGGTCGATATTCGACGACATCGGGTACACCGTGTCGCGCACTGACAACGGACTACGGGCGGCACACAAGTGGCGCGAGGTCGGCGTCACGGTCCTCGACGAGGACACACCGATTCCCGAATCGGGCGAGATGCACTGTTTCGTCACTCGCGCGCCGGAGGCCGAGGACCTCGGTGACCGCCTCTCGCGGATGAACGTCGCCTACGACTGGGCGGTCATCGGTGTCCGCGAGGACGGCGGCTACGACGTCGTCAGATAGCGCCGGAACACGGAGACACTGGGTTCCCCTCTTTTCGCACTGCCGGCTCTCGGAGTTCGCCTCTCGAACAGTGTTTCGTCGACTCCTCATGAGACCCAGCGGCCCTGAATTAGTGTTACAGCCGTTGTCACGGGGAATTTATAGCTGTCGAGGGCGAAGACGGGCTATGTTCATCGGTCACGCACTGCTGGCGTTCGCTCTCGCCGTGCGCGGGGCCGAGCGTCTCTCGGTCCCACGCGAGCGTGCGCTGCGATTCGGCGTCCTCGCGGCTCTGTTCGCCGCGATACCGGACGTCGACGTCGTGTACGCCCCCGTCGGGCTCCTCATGCAGTCGGCCGAGACGGTCGGACCGGACGTGTTCTGGGAGACGGCAAACGTCATTCATCGGGGCCCGACGCACTCGCTGGTGATGGCCGGCACACTCGCACTGGCCGTCTTCCTGTGGGCCGTCGGGACGCGCGGAGCGCGAGCGCTCTCGCTCTCACTCGCCGCGGCACTGGTCGCCGTCGGGGCGCTGTTCAGCGGTGCCGTCGGCGGGGTCGTCGTGCTGGTGTTCGTCGGCTCGGGCTTTGCGGTCGGCGAACTGGCCGCCCGCGAGGGCCTCGCGCCGCGACCGCTGCTTGCCGCCGCGCTCGTCGGCCTCTGGTCGCACCCCTTTGGCGACCTCTTTACCGGGTCGCCACCGCCGTTCCTGTACCCGTTCGACGTAGTGCTGGTCGCAGAGCGCGTGGCGCTACACCCCGACCCGACGGGGCAGTTGCTCGCGGCCTTCGCGGTCGAACTCGGCGCGATATGGCTGGCCGTCTGGACGTACGCCCATCTGACGGACCGGCGGCTCACGGACCTCGTCAGTCCCCGGGCCTCGCTGGGCGCGGGCTACGCCGCGGCCGCCCTGCTGTTGCCGGCGCCGACGATGGAACGGTCCGCCCACTTCGTCTTCAGCGTCCTCGCCATCGGTGTCGTCGGTGCGCCGGTCCGCCCGTTCAGCAGCGGTGTCGACCCGCTCCGGGTCGTCGTGACCGGGCTGGCCGCCGTCACCGTCGCGGCCGTCGCTTACGCCACGACCTACGGCGTCCTGTAGCGGGGCGACAGTGTTTTGCACGGGCGACCAGTCGTGGGTGGCATGAGCGGTGACGTGACAGACCTGTTGCGCGACCGGCGAGTCAACGCCGTGCTCGCGTGGCTTGTCGTCGCACTGATACTGGCAGTCGCCGCCGGAAGCGTCGTTCAGGGAGAACTCCTGTGGGCCGGATTCACGGGCGCGCTCGCGTGCATCGTCCTCTTCCCGCCGCTCGCGTACCGGAACAGCCAGGCGATGCTCCCCTGGGAAATCGTCCTGCTGGCGGCGCTGCCTGTCGTCGGTCGGCTCTTCACGACGGTGCCAGTCACCGGCAATCTCGCGACGTACCTCTCGGTCGCCGCCGTCGCGCTCATCGTCTCGGTCGAACTGCAACTGTTCACGGCGGTGAAGATGACCCCGCGCTTTGCGGTCGTCTTCGTCGGCGTGACGACGATGGCGGCCGCCGGCATCTGGGCCGTCGCCCGCTGGGCGGTCGACCGGACGCTCGGAACGACGTTCATCCTCGACCCCGCGCTCTCCGAACACGCCATCGAGGAGGCGCTGATGTGGCAGTTCGTCGCCTCGACGGTGGCGGGTATCGGTGCCGGCGTCTTCTTCGCGTGGTACGTCGGCCGGCAGGTGGCAGTGGCGCGGCTCCCGGAGGAGGTCGGCCAGTGAGAGTCCGTGACTACGTCGGCATCGGCGACCGCCGGCAGCGACAGGCGACCTACGTGATGGAACTGCTGCTGGTCGGTATCCTCGCCATCGGTCTCGCCACGGGGAGCACCGGCGTCATCGTCAACACCGGTGTCGGGTTGCTGGTCACACAGCTCCCGGCGCTCCTCGAACGGGACTACGGCATCGCGCTCGACCCGGCGCTGACGCTGTGGATAACCACGGCGGTGTTTCTCCACGCCGTCGGCGTCATCGGGCTCCCGTGGTCGGACGTGAACTTCTACAAGAGCATCTGGTGGTGGGACCACCTCACCCACGCGCTCTCCTCCTCTATCGTCGCCGCCATCGGCTACACCACCGTCCGGGCACTCGACCGTCACTCCGAGGACATCTACGTCCCGCCGCGGTTCATGTTCGTGTTCATCCTCCTGTTCGTGCTGGCCTTCGGCGTCGCGTGGGAGGTCTTGGAGTTCAGTATCACGCTCGCGGCGGAAGCGACGGGCAACGACACCGTCCTCACGCAGTTCGGACTCGGCGACACGATGCTCGACCTCGTCTTCGACACCATCGGCGCCGTCGTAGTGGCCGTCTGGGGGACGGCCCATCTGACCGACATCGTCGGTCTCGTCGAGGGGTGGCTGGACGGGCGAGCCGGGTGACACACGGCTTGCTTATCGGCGGAGCCCCCCTCCCTGTACAGCTTCAGGACTCGCGGAGCGCCTCGATAGTGCCGGAGTTCGTCGCCACGTATACGACGCCCTCGGCGAGGGCCGGCGTCTGTCTGGTCTGGCGCTCGGTGTCGTACGTCCAGCGCACGCCTCCGTTCGACTGGTCGAGCGCGACGACGGCTCCCGAGAGTTCCCTCACGTAGACGGTCTCCTCGGCCACCACCGGTATCGGCGGGTTGCTCGCGTTGCTGCTCCGACTCCACTGCTGTGAGCCGTCTTCGCTGGAGAAGGCGTACGTGCCGTCGTCCCCACCGACGTAGATAGTCCCGTCAGAGACGGCGATGTGCCTGAAGTTGCCGCGCCCGCCGTCGGTGTCCAGCAACGTCTCGCCGGTGTCCGGATCCATCGCGAGCACTTCCTGTTCGACGCCCGCGTACACCGTGCCGTCGGCGACCGCCGGAGCGGACGTGACCTGTCCGAGGAACCTCTCCGCCCAGCGCTCCTCGCCGGAATCCGCCGCGTACGCATACAGCGTATCGCCGGCGCCGACGTACACCGTCCCGCCGGCGATAGCTGCGGCGGTCATATTCCCACCGGGGTCCGCCGACCAGCGGACGCTCTCGTTCTCGGTGTCGATAGCTGTGAGACCGGCCCCGTCTGCGTCCGGGAGCACGAGGAGCCCGTTCGCCACCGTCGCATCGCCCTCCACTAGCCGCCCGGCGTCCACCGTCCACAGCTCCTCGCCGGTTTCGGCGTCGAAGGCGTACGCCGTCTCTTCGTCGCCGATGTAGACGACGCCACCGGTCACCGCGGGGGTCTGTGGGTTTATCTGTTCGAGGTCGGTGCGCCACAGCTCGTCGCCGTTCTCCGCGTCGAAGGCGGCGAGCGTGCCCGTCCGCTCATCGGAGTCCCCGCCGACGACGAAGAGCCGGCCATCGGCGACCACGGGACTCCCAGTGAAGTCGCCCACGGTCGCCGTCCAGTCCTCGGTGGCGTTCCCGCGTGGCCCGCTGACGGACAGCGACCGCGTGCCGGTCGGCCCGGCACCGACCATTCGCCACGCATCTGGCCCCGCAGCGTCCGCCGCTGTCGGCGTCCCAGCGTTGCCCCCGTCGAGCACGCCCAGACAGCCCGCAAGTCCGATCGAACACGCGGCCCCACCGATTCGAAGCAGTTCTCGCCGAGTTCGTGTCATAAGTATGCCGTTCCCCACATGATAATACAAGTTTCGGTCGCGCGGAAAAATATCTCACGGCAGTTCCGGGGCGGGCCACACCGGTGACAGGGAGCCGCCCGCCGCTCTCGGCAGCAGTTCACAGCCCCGCGGGACGGAACTGCCCCAGAGGACCGTAGTTTTATACTTCAACCGAGCGACAGTTCAAAACGCTATGGTGTTCAAGAAGATCACGCTCATCGGCACGAGTCCCGAGAGCTTCGACGACGCGGCCGACGACGCGATCGAGCGCGCCGAGCGCACGCTGGACAATCTGATGTGGGTCGAAGTCGACGAACTGGGCGTCGAAATCGCCAGCGTCGAGAACCGCGAGTATCAGGCTGAGGTGACAGTCGCGTTCGAGCTCGAAGAGTAGCGAGGTATCTCGCATCGCGAGACACCTCAATCTGGAGGCGGGAGCGACGGCGACCCGCGTAGGAGTCGTTTACGTCCGGAACGACTCGCCACAGCCGCACTCGCTGACCACGTTGGGGTTCTCGACGTGGAACCCCGCGCCCTGCAGTCCCCCCTCGTAGGCCAGGACGGAGCCTTCGATGTAGTCGATGCTCGCGCCGTCGACGAACACGCGTAGACCGTTGCGCTCGTAGACGGTGTCCCCGTCTTCCGGTTCGTGCTCGAAGCGCATCCCGTAGGAGAGCCCGGCACAGCCGCCCTGCTGGACGAACAGGCGAAGGCCGGCGATGTCAGTGTCCATTCCCTCTCCTTCCAGGAGGGCCAGTGCTTCTTCGGCGGCGTCCTCGGTGACCCCGACGTCCTCCCCGCCGAGTTGGGGTTCGCCGTCTACGGTGCTGCTCATACAGGTAGGTGCGGCCCCGGTCGTGTTAACCCTGACGCTGGTCCGAACGGTCGAGCGCGAGCGGGGCCGCCTTCAGTTGACCTCGCTGTACAGCGTCACGATGTCGTCGTAGTCGAGCTGGCCGTTCTCGTTGAAGTCGTAGGCGGTCTTGTTGAGCCGGACGCTGTCGTCCTCGAAGCTGTCGAACAGCGTCTCGATGTCGGCGTAGTCCAGCCGCCCGTTGCCGTTGACGTCCTCGAACAGTCCGTCGCCGTCCGGGTCGGTCGGCTCGTCGCCGCCGGTGGCCGGCGGCGGGCCGACGATGACGAGCCCCATCTCGGTCGTCGCTTCCAGACTGGTCCCGCTGTCGTCGTCCAGCCGGTCGACGGTGACCTCGATATCGGTCGTCCCCGTGCCCGTCCCGCGGATGTCGAGTGTGGCGAGGGTGGTGTCGGTGCCGGGCACCGCGCCCTGTGCGTTCTCCTCGATGTCGGCAAAGCGGACGGTGGCGGCGGCGCCGTCGCTGGCCACCTCGGTCTCGGCGATGCCGAAGGCGTCGTCGACGGTCGCTCCGGTGATGGTCGCGACCTCGGGGTCCGCGAGCGAGACTGAGATGGTTCCGCCCGAGAGCCCCTCGTCCAGCCAGCGACCGGTCAGTTCGGCCGTGGCCGTCTTGCCGTTGCCGACGGCGACGGCGTCGGCGAGCACGAGCGGCCGCTCGGCCGGGATGCCGGGCTGGCCCGCCGTGAGCTCGACGGTCGCGTCGGTCTCTATTCGCGAGCCGGGTTCGTCCACGTAGTCGAGGACACGGAACTCCGTGGTCCACGTCTCCGGCGTGACCGTACAGCGGACGTAGCCCCGCTGGTTGTTGTAGTACTCCACGTTGTCGTTCTCGGAGACGACCTGCCGACCGAACTCGTCCATGTCGGTCCCGTTCCCGCCCGAGGAGATGGAGGTGCCCACGAACTCGGCACCCACGGGCTCGCTGGACCCGTCCTTGGCGCTGACGAGGGTGTTCGCCCAGTGGGAGTGAAAGTCGCCGGTGATGACCACGGGGTTGTTAGCGTCCTCCTCGAACGCGGTCTTGACGAGGCGCTGCTCCGGGACGTAGCCGTCCCACTGCTCGGTTCGGAACCCTTCCTGCTCACCCGCTTTGAAGTCCATCTTCGCGAAGGGGAGCTGGTTCGCCAGCACGTTCCACGTCGTCTCCGTGGCTTCGAGGTTGTCCAGCAGCCACTGCTCCTGACTGTCCCCGAGGATGGTGCGGTCCGCCTCGAAGCGCTCCTCGCAGTCGACCTTGTCGAACACGTCGTCACAGGCCTGGTCGGAGCGGTAGAGGCGGGTGTCGAGGACGTTGAAGTCGAGCAGGTCGCCGAAGGCGTAGTAGCGGTAGAGCTTCTGGCTGGCGTCGTCGGGCTTCTGGGCCATGCGGAAGGGCATGTGCTCGTAGTAGGCCTTGAGCGCCGCTGCACGGCGCTCGATAAACGCCTCGGTGGACTGTTCGTCCGGGTCCTGTGGCACGTCGCCGGCCCAGTTGTTGTCGACCTCGTGGTCGTCCCGCGTGACGAGCCACGGCGCGCTGGCGTGGGCGGCTCGCATGTCCGGGTCGGACTTGTACAACCCGTAGCGCAGCCGGTACGTGTCGAGGTCGGTCGTCTCCTGCTTGTACGCCTGTGGGAGCGACTGCTCGCGGGGCGACTCCGACACGTCGATGCCGTACTCGTAGATGTAGTCGCCGAGGTGGACGACGAGGTCGAGTTCGTCCTCGGCCATGTGCTCGAACGCCGTGTAGTAGCCGTCGACCCACCGGTTACAGGAGGCGAAGCCGAACTGGAACTCCTCGACGGAGGCGCCGGCCGCCGGTGCGGTCTTGGTCCGGCCCACTGGGCTCGTCTCGCCGCGACACTCGAACCGGTAGTAGTACGCCGAGTCGGGCGCCAGCCCGTCGGCGTCGACGTGGACGGTGTGGGCGTGGTCGGGTTCGGCGGTCGCGGTCCCGGAGGTCACCACGTCGGTCATCGCTTCGTCGGTCGCGACGGTCCACTCGATATCGAACTCCTCGTCGGGCATCCCGCCGCCGGCGTCGAGCGGGTTCGGTGCCAGCCGGGTCCAGAGGATGACCGAGTCGGGGAGCGGGTCACCCGAGGCGACCCCGAGCGTGTAGGGGTCCGACTCGAAGTTGCCGTCGTCGTCCACCATCGCGGCCGCGCCGCCGGAGGCGCCGAGTATCGCCGCCAACGAGACGCCGCCGGTCCGCTGCAGAAACGTCCGTCTGTCCTGTGCCGTCGTGTCGATGTCGGGGAGGTCAGTGGGCCTCACGGGCGGGAGTTCCGTCAGTCCGGTGTAGTAGTTTTATAATATTGATACGTTATATTAGGGTCGTATCGAGTGAAACTACCGGGAGCAGGGATGGGAATTGCCCGCACATCCGCCTCCATAGGGATGGATACCTGTCATCTAAGGCACCTGAATGAGAAGGGTGGCACGATGGCGGGCGCCGCGTCTGCAAGCCCTACTGGCAAGACCAGCCGTCGGCAAGTGGACGTATGACCGCACCGGACGAGGGGCCCGGACGGGTATCCGGGCGGGCGCTGTTCGCTACCGGGGTGTTCGGCTTCGGTTTCAGCGGCCTCGTCGACGTGTTGCTCCTCCACCACGTACTGCAGTGGCACCACCTCCTCTCGGGTATCTATCCGATGGACACCCTCGCCGGCCTCCGGCGGAACCTCCTCGCGGACGGGCTGTTCTCACTGGGGATGCTCCTCGTCATGGCCGCCGGGGCCGGTCTCCTCTGGCGGGCAGAGCGGCGAACGGACGCACCACTGGCGCTCCGACCGCTGGCCGGCACGGCCATCATCGGACTGGGCGTCTTCGACGTCTTCGACGCGGTCGTCGACCACATGCTGCTTGGCCTCCACCAGCCGCTGTCCCGGGGCGGCCGATTCAACCCGCACTGGCTCGTCGTGAGCCTGCTGTTCGTCGCCGCCGGCTACTACGTCTACCGTACGGCGGACACGGGGACCGAGTGATGGTTCTGTGGACGACCCCGGTCTTCGGTGCGGTGATTCACAGCGCGCCCGCCTCGCCACTGGTCCCCCACTGGGCCGTGCTGGTCGTCGCGGTGCCCCTGCTGTGGCTTGTCATCGGCGGGGTCGTGATAGCGCTCGACCGACTCCTGTGGTCGATTGCTCGCTAGAACCGCCTGTCCACGCTCTCGGCGTGGGCTTCCAGCCCTTCGGCCTCGGCCAGCGTGGTAATCGTCTCGCGAAGCTCGCCCAGCGCCTCCTCGGAGAGGCGCTGGACCGTCGTCGAGCGGACGAACGTATCTACCGAGAGGCCGCCGGTGACTCGCGCCGCGCCCCCCGTCGGGAGCACGTGGTTGGTCCCCGTGGCGTAGTCACCGGCCGCGACGGGGCTGTACGGGCCGAGGAAGACCGAGCCGGCCGACGGAATCCTGTCGAGCAGCGCCTCGTCGTCGTCGGCCTGAATCGAGAGGTGTTCGGCGGCGTACTCCTCGGCGAAGAGGACGGCCTCGCTCATCGACCGGGCGTGGAAGACGCCGGAGGCGTCGTTGTCCAGCGCCGCGCGGATGACTGCCTCGCGCTCGCGCTCGCCGGCTTGCGCCTCGACGGCGTCGGCGATGGCCCCGGCCAGCTCCTCGTCGTCGGTGACCGCGACGACGGAGGCGTTCTCGTCGTGTTCGGCCTGGGCGACCACGTCCGCCGCGACGAGTTCGGGGTCGGCCTCGCCGTCGGCGACCACCATGATCTCCGACGGTCCCGCGAGGAAGTCGATGGCTACGTCGCCCCGAACCTCGGCTTTCGCCGCGGTGACCCAGCGGTTGCCGGGACCGACGACGATGTCGGTACTCGTCACCGTCTCGGTGCCGTAAGCCAGCGCGGCGATGGCCTGTGCGCCACCGACCTGATACACCGCGTCGGCGCCGGCCGCGTGGATGGCCGCGAGCGTGACCGGGTTGACCTTCTCGGCCGGCGGGGTGGCGACAGCGACGTGCTCGACGCCGGCCACCTTCGCGGGGATGACGCCCATCAGGGCGCTGGAGGGGTAGGCGGCGGTGCCGCCGGGGGTGTAGACGCCGGCGCTCGCGAGCGGGCGGAAGCGCCGGCCCAGCTCGCGGCCCTCGAACGCTTCGCGCCAGTCCTCGGGCCGCTGGCGCTCGTGGAACGCGCGGATGTTGTCGGCGGCGTCCTCAATGGCCGCCCGGACGTGGTCGTCGATCTCTTCGTAGGCGCGCTCGGCGGCGTCTGTGATGTCGATGTTGCCCACCTCGACGTCGTCGAACTCGCTGGCGAAGCGCCGCAGCGCCACGTCGCCCTCCTCGTCCACCTGCGATACGATGTCGGCCACGTCGTCTCTGACCGCCTCGACGCCCGAATCCCGGTCGAACAGCGCCGCCCGCTCGTCCGGTCCGAGGTCGGCGACAGTGCGTACGTTCATGGGTCGGCTTCGAGACGGGCGGAAAAACGGGTTTCCCTTCGTCGGTCAGCGATAGACGGTCGAGGTGAGGTGGAGTATCGAAACGCCCGCGGTCACGCCGACCATCGTCGCGGCCACGAAGATGCTGGTGACCGGCGGGAGCCCGCCCGTACTGGTGCCCGTCAGCAACACCGTCGCAACCGTGACCGCAGCCCCGAGCAGGAGGAAATGGGCAAGGAGCCACGGAAGCACGTCGCTGAGAGCGTCGAGGGTCCGTCCGAACCCGCTCCGGGACTCGACGCCGACGCGCTGGCCCGGCCGGTAGTACTCCGCCGCGGTCCCGTAGCCGTCGCTCCCGTCCGCCCGCTGGGTGGTTCGGG from Halomicroarcula saliterrae carries:
- the rpl7ae gene encoding 50S ribosomal protein L7Ae, with translation MPVYVDFDVPADLEDDALEALEVARDTGTVKKGTNETTKAVERGSAELVFVAEDVQPEEIVMHIPELADEKGVPFIFVEQQDDLGHAAGLEVGSAAAAITDAGEAEADVEDIADKVEELR
- a CDS encoding DUF5816 domain-containing protein codes for the protein MHERTGPEGETLYVDREDGDIGTKGPFYVVYLDTDRERRWGYFCGNCETFNNAMDSMGRIRCNDCSNLRKAEEWDAAHE
- a CDS encoding DUF7116 family protein, which translates into the protein MGAVSTSLDEQARSIFDDIGYTVSRTDNGLRAAHKWREVGVTVLDEDTPIPESGEMHCFVTRAPEAEDLGDRLSRMNVAYDWAVIGVREDGGYDVVR
- a CDS encoding metal-dependent hydrolase, whose translation is MFIGHALLAFALAVRGAERLSVPRERALRFGVLAALFAAIPDVDVVYAPVGLLMQSAETVGPDVFWETANVIHRGPTHSLVMAGTLALAVFLWAVGTRGARALSLSLAAALVAVGALFSGAVGGVVVLVFVGSGFAVGELAAREGLAPRPLLAAALVGLWSHPFGDLFTGSPPPFLYPFDVVLVAERVALHPDPTGQLLAAFAVELGAIWLAVWTYAHLTDRRLTDLVSPRASLGAGYAAAALLLPAPTMERSAHFVFSVLAIGVVGAPVRPFSSGVDPLRVVVTGLAAVTVAAVAYATTYGVL
- a CDS encoding PQQ-binding-like beta-propeller repeat protein — encoded protein: MTRTRRELLRIGGAACSIGLAGCLGVLDGGNAGTPTAADAAGPDAWRMVGAGPTGTRSLSVSGPRGNATEDWTATVGDFTGSPVVADGRLFVVGGDSDERTGTLAAFDAENGDELWRTDLEQINPQTPAVTGGVVYIGDEETAYAFDAETGEELWTVDAGRLVEGDATVANGLLVLPDADGAGLTAIDTENESVRWSADPGGNMTAAAIAGGTVYVGAGDTLYAYAADSGEERWAERFLGQVTSAPAVADGTVYAGVEQEVLAMDPDTGETLLDTDGGRGNFRHIAVSDGTIYVGGDDGTYAFSSEDGSQQWSRSSNASNPPIPVVAEETVYVRELSGAVVALDQSNGGVRWTYDTERQTRQTPALAEGVVYVATNSGTIEALRES
- a CDS encoding dodecin — translated: MVFKKITLIGTSPESFDDAADDAIERAERTLDNLMWVEVDELGVEIASVENREYQAEVTVAFELEE
- a CDS encoding HesB/IscA family protein; its protein translation is MSSTVDGEPQLGGEDVGVTEDAAEEALALLEGEGMDTDIAGLRLFVQQGGCAGLSYGMRFEHEPEDGDTVYERNGLRVFVDGASIDYIEGSVLAYEGGLQGAGFHVENPNVVSECGCGESFRT
- a CDS encoding alkaline phosphatase D family protein, producing MRPTDLPDIDTTAQDRRTFLQRTGGVSLAAILGASGGAAAMVDDDGNFESDPYTLGVASGDPLPDSVILWTRLAPNPLDAGGGMPDEEFDIEWTVATDEAMTDVVTSGTATAEPDHAHTVHVDADGLAPDSAYYYRFECRGETSPVGRTKTAPAAGASVEEFQFGFASCNRWVDGYYTAFEHMAEDELDLVVHLGDYIYEYGIDVSESPREQSLPQAYKQETTDLDTYRLRYGLYKSDPDMRAAHASAPWLVTRDDHEVDNNWAGDVPQDPDEQSTEAFIERRAAALKAYYEHMPFRMAQKPDDASQKLYRYYAFGDLLDFNVLDTRLYRSDQACDDVFDKVDCEERFEADRTILGDSQEQWLLDNLEATETTWNVLANQLPFAKMDFKAGEQEGFRTEQWDGYVPEQRLVKTAFEEDANNPVVITGDFHSHWANTLVSAKDGSSEPVGAEFVGTSISSGGNGTDMDEFGRQVVSENDNVEYYNNQRGYVRCTVTPETWTTEFRVLDYVDEPGSRIETDATVELTAGQPGIPAERPLVLADAVAVGNGKTATAELTGRWLDEGLSGGTISVSLADPEVATITGATVDDAFGIAETEVASDGAAATVRFADIEENAQGAVPGTDTTLATLDIRGTGTGTTDIEVTVDRLDDDSGTSLEATTEMGLVIVGPPPATGGDEPTDPDGDGLFEDVNGNGRLDYADIETLFDSFEDDSVRLNKTAYDFNENGQLDYDDIVTLYSEVN
- a CDS encoding DUF2243 domain-containing protein, which translates into the protein MTAPDEGPGRVSGRALFATGVFGFGFSGLVDVLLLHHVLQWHHLLSGIYPMDTLAGLRRNLLADGLFSLGMLLVMAAGAGLLWRAERRTDAPLALRPLAGTAIIGLGVFDVFDAVVDHMLLGLHQPLSRGGRFNPHWLVVSLLFVAAGYYVYRTADTGTE
- the hisD gene encoding histidinol dehydrogenase, which gives rise to MNVRTVADLGPDERAALFDRDSGVEAVRDDVADIVSQVDEEGDVALRRFASEFDDVEVGNIDITDAAERAYEEIDDHVRAAIEDAADNIRAFHERQRPEDWREAFEGRELGRRFRPLASAGVYTPGGTAAYPSSALMGVIPAKVAGVEHVAVATPPAEKVNPVTLAAIHAAGADAVYQVGGAQAIAALAYGTETVTSTDIVVGPGNRWVTAAKAEVRGDVAIDFLAGPSEIMVVADGEADPELVAADVVAQAEHDENASVVAVTDDEELAGAIADAVEAQAGEREREAVIRAALDNDASGVFHARSMSEAVLFAEEYAAEHLSIQADDDEALLDRIPSAGSVFLGPYSPVAAGDYATGTNHVLPTGGAARVTGGLSVDTFVRSTTVQRLSEEALGELRETITTLAEAEGLEAHAESVDRRF